A section of the Tamandua tetradactyla isolate mTamTet1 chromosome 4, mTamTet1.pri, whole genome shotgun sequence genome encodes:
- the PKP1 gene encoding plakophilin-1 codes for MNHSPLKTALAYECFQDQDNSTLALPSDQKMKTGTSGRQRVQEQVMMTVKRQKSKASQSSTLSHSNRGSMYDGLADNYNYGTASRSSYYSKFQTGNGSWGYPIYNGTLKREPDNRRFSSYSQMETWGRQYPRGSCATTGAGSDICFMQKIKASRSEPDLYCDPRGTLRKGTLGGKSHKTTQSRYSFYSTCSGQKTGKKCPVHPPSCTSKQDPVYVPPISCNKDLSFGHSRASSKICSEDIECSGLTIPKAVQYLSSQDEKYQAIGAYYIQHTCFQDESAKQQVYQLGGICKLVDLLRSPNQNVQQAAAGALRNLVFRSTTNKLETRRQNGIREAVNLLRRTGSTEIQKQLTGLLWNLSSCDELKQELITDALPVLADRVIIPFSGWCDGNSNMSREVVDPEVFFNATGCLRNLSSADAGRQTMRHYSGLIDSLMAYIQNCVAANRCDDKSVENCMCILHNLSYRLDAEVPTRYRQLEYNARNAYMEKSSTGCFSNKSDKMMNNNYDCPLPEEEANPKGSSWLHHSDAIRTYLSLMAKSKKDATLEACAGALQNLTASKGLMSSGMSQLIGLKEKGLPQIARLLQSGNSDVVRSGASLLSNMSRHPVLHRVMGNQVFPEVIRLLTSHTGNTSNSEDILSSACYTVRNLMASQPQIAKQHFSSSMLNNVINLCRSSVSPKAAEAARLLLSDMWSSKELQGVLRQQGFDRNMLGTFTGANNLRNFTSRF; via the exons gttccatgtatgaCGGCTTGGCTGACAACTACAACTATGGGACTGCCAGCCGGAGCAGCTACTACTCCAAGTTCCAGACAGGGAATGGCTCATGGGGATATCCG ATCTACAATGGGACTCTCAAGAGAGAGCCCGACAACAGGCGCTTCAGCTCCTACAGCCAGATGGAGACCTGGGGCCGGCAGTACCCCCGGGGCAGCTGTGCCACCACCGGCGCGGGCAGCGACATCTGCTTCATGCAGAAGATCAAGGCCAGCCGCAGCGAGCCTGACCTCTACTGCGACCCACGGGGTACCCTGCGCAAGGGCACGCTGGGTGGCAAGAGCCACAAGACCACCCAGAGCCGCTACAGCTTCTACAGCACCTGCAGTGGCCAGAAGACTGGCAAGAAGTGCCCTGTGCACCCACCCTCCTGCACCTCCAAGCAGGACCCCGTCTATGTCCCCCCCATATCCTGCAACAAGGACCTGTCCTTCGGCCACTCTAGGGCCAGCTCCAA GATCTGCAGTGAAGACATCGAGTGCAGTGGACTGACCATTCCCAAGGCAGTGCAATACCTGAGCTCCCAGGATGAGAAGTATCAGGCCATTGGTGCCTATTACATTCAGCACACCTGCTTCCAGGATGAGTCTGCCAAGCAGCAG GTGTATCAGCTGGGGGGCATCTGCAAGCTGGTGGACCTCCTCCGCAGCCCCAACCAGAATGTCCAGCAGGCTGCGGCTGGGGCCCTGCGCAACCTGGTGTTCAGAAGCACCACCAACAAGCTGGAGACCCGCCGGCAGAACGGGATCCGCGAGGCCGTCAACCTCCTAAGGAGAACCGGCAGCACCGAGATCCAGAAACAACTGACCG GGCTGCTCTGGAACTTGTCTTCCTGCGACGAGCTGAAGCAGGAGCTCATTACCGATGCCCTGCCTGTCCTGGCCGACCGTGTCATCATCCCCTTCTCCGGCTGGTGTGATGGCAACAGCAACATGTCCCGGGAAGTGGTGGACCCTGAGGTCTTCTTTAATGCCACAGGCTGTTTGAG GAACCTAAGCTCGGCCGATGCTGGCCGCCAGACCATGCGACACTACTCGGGTCTCATTGATTCCCTCATGGCCTACATCCAGAACTGTGTGGCAGCCAACCGCTGTGATGACAAG TCCGTGGAGAACTGCATGTGTATCCTGCACAACCTCTCCTACCGCCTGGACGCGGAGGTGCCCACCCGCTACCGCCAGCTGGAGTACAACGCCCGCAATGCCTACATGGAGAAGTCCTCCACCGGCTGCTTCAGCAACAAGAGCGACAAGATGATG AATAACAACTATGACTGCCCCCTTCCTGAGGAAGAGGCTAATCCCAAGGGCAGCAGCTGGCTGCACCACTCCGATGCCATCCGCACCTACCTGAGCCTCATGGCCAAGAGCAAGAAGGACGCTACCCTGGAGGCCTGTGCCGGCGCCCTGCAGAACCTGACGGCCAGCAAGGGGCTG ATGTCCAGTGGCATGAGCCAACTCATCGGGCTGAAGGAAAAGGGCTTGCCACAAATTGCCCGCCTCTTGCAATCTGGCAACTCAGATGTGGTGCGCTCTGGAGCCTCCCTCCTCAGCAACATGTCCCGCCACCCTGTGCTGCACAGAGTGATGG GGAACCAGGTGTTCCCAGAAGTGATCAGGCTCCTGACCAGCCACACAGGCAACACCAGCAACTCTGAAGACATCTTGTCCTCGGCCTGCTACACCGTGAGGAACCTGATGGCCTCCCAGCCACAGATAGCCAAGCAGCACTTCTCCAGCAGCATGCTCAACAACGTCATCAACCTGTGCCGTAGCAG TGTCTCACCCAAGGCTGCAGAAGCTGCCCGCCTCCTGCTGTCTGACATGTGGTCCAGCAAGGAACTGCAGGGTGTCCTTAGACAG CAAGGTTTCGATAGGAACATGCTGGGGACCTTCACCGGGGCCAACAACCTCAGGAACTTCACCTCCCGATTCTAA